The Desulfofundulus luciae genome contains the following window.
GGATTGGGACATGCAATGGGGGCATAAAGCCCGCGGGTAAAAGATATACTCGCCGCAATCATTGCATTTTTGTAGCAACAGCTTCCCCTCTTTACACCCCTCCCAGAATTTTTCTGTCTCGGGCCTTTTCTGTGGTACGGGTACTTTGGACTTTTCACCGGACTTTTCACTCATAACTTAAAAAGCCTCCTTCTCCGGGAAACTTTTATCAAAATTCCAGGTTTTTTATGGTTCATTGCCCAGAATAACAATGCTTTGCGAAGAGAACAAACCGCCGTTACCGGTAACCACGGCATGGGATGCTCCCGGAACCTGGCGAGGTCCCGCCTCACCGCGGAGCTGGCGTACCGCCTCGTTGACGTGGAACATTCCACCCAGGTGGGCCTGGGACAGCAACCCGCCGTGGGTATTCACGGGCAACTCGCCGCCCAGTTCAATGCGCCCTCCTTCCACAAAGGAACCTCCTTCACCGATTTCACAGAAACCCAGTCCCTCCAGCGACATGAGAACGGTAATGGTGAAGCAGTCATAAATCATGGCTACGTCAATGTCCTTGCGCTGGATGCCGGCCATGGCAAAGGCCTTATCCGCGGCCTTGCGGTAAGTCATCAGGAGTTCCCTCAAATTTGGAGCCTGGCTGATGTACTGGTGGGTGGATTCCTGAGCCACGCCCTTGATATATACGGGTTTATGTTTCATGTTGCGGGCCTTTTCTTCACTGGCCACAATAAAAGCCCCGCCGCCGTCGGTAACCAGGCAACAATCCAGCAAGTGCAGGGGTGAAGCAATCATGGGCGAATTCAGGACATCTTCAATGGTAATGGGTTCTTTCTTAAAAGCGTTGGGCATAAGGGCCGCATGCTTGCGCATGGCCACCGCAATGGCCGCCAGCTGCTCGCTCTTGGTACCAAACTCGTGCATGTGACGCTGGGCAAAAAGAGCATAGCCCCCGGGTGTGAGCAAACCATAAGGGTACTCCAGCTCGATATGGGACATCTCCTTGATTAGAGCAATCATACCCTCGCTGGTCAGACCGGTTAGGGTGTTGTCCCCCCGCACGCACAGAATCACGTCAGCCAGGCCGGCATGAATGGCCATGGCAGCCTGGGCCAGCATCCAGGCGGCAGTGGAACCGCCAATGGCCATAGAGGTGTAGTAAAACTGGGGTGCAATGCCAAAATATTCGGCAAAGGTGGTGCAATGCATAAATGTCTGGTCCACGAAGGAAAAGGCGGTAATCACCCCGTTTATGTCTTCTTTACGAATGCCTGCATCTTCAATGGCCAGTTTGGCAGCTTCGGAGTGAAACTGCAGGGAACTCTTCCCAGGGACTTTCCCCTGTTCCGTTTCGCCTATGCCCACAAGGCATGCTCTTCTTTTTTTCAGGAAATCGCGATCCATGTCCATACTCCTCTGCTTTACCCCCTTATATTTCATTTTTAACCTGAGTATAGCCCGTTGGTAGCACCAGCGGTGTTTTGGCCGGTGAACGGTGACTTTTTTTCGGCCAGATGTATCAAAATCAGGGCTAACGGTTCCACCCCTAAAAACTATCTTGTAAGGTTCAAATTAAAAAGGCAGGCCCTCTTACCTTAGCCTGCCCGTTTTATTCTCAGTTTTTATTCTCAGTACTGCACCAGTTTAAGGGGCCATAAGACAAAGCTAGGCGGTAATATGCTGATAATAAACAACACCACCCAGGAAACTAGCAAGAATGGCACTATTTCCCTTCCCAGCCACTCGAACCGTACCCTGGTGATGGTGGATACCACAAACAATACTCCTCCCACCATGGGAGTAAGGAGACCCAAAAGTGAGTTCAGGCAAACCACCAGCCCAAAATGTACCGGATCCAGGCCATACATCAACGCCAGGGGAGCCAGAACGGGCATCATCATCAATATAAGGGGAATTGGCTCCAGGAAAAAACCCATGACCAGCAAAAGTACGTTTATGCATAACAGGAAAACCAAAGGGTTCTTAATGTATTCCTGCAAAAAATTACCTATTATTTGTGGAATGTTTTCGTACGTTAAAAAATAGCCAACTATACTGGAAGCGGCTATAATGATCATTACCGCTCCTGTATTGCGGGCTGCCACCAGGAAAGCGTCCAGCAAATCACGCCAGTACATGCGCCGGTAGATAAAAAGACCACTGACCAGGCTGAGAAAGGCTGCCGCCGCACCGGTTTCCGTTGCCGTAAACCACCCACTCAAAAGCCCGCCCAAGATAAGAAGGGGGATTAGTAAAACAGGCAGGGCCCGGATAAAACTCCGCAAAAGCCCGGTCCACCCTCCTCCAGGGCTAATACGGCCGATATTCGGGTCGCTGCGAACTTTTAAGAAAACCACTGTGATATGGCCAAGCATTACCAGCAAACCAACGGTATAGCCGCCCAGGAAGAGCTTTTCAATGGAAGTGTTGGTAATTGCCCCGTACATAATGTACAGCATGCTGGGCGGAACAATGGCCCCTTTTACCGAAGCGGCAGCAATAATGGCACTGGCCGTACCCGGTGAAAAGCCTTCCTGGCGCAAAAGGGGATAGAGAACGCGGCTCACCGCAGCCGCTTCAGCGTTGGAAGAACCAGCTATCCCCGAAAGCAGGTAGGTTGCTACCTGAGTGGCATAAGCCACACCCCCCCGCCAGCGCCCGATCACCCTGTTGGTCAGGGCAAAAAGTTCTTCCACCAGACCGCACCGGGCCATCAGTTCCCCCGTAAGAATAAAAAGGGGGATGGCCATCATTTCCCAGGTACTCAGCGAGGTATTAAAAATCTGGGTGATGGTAAACAACATTTTCCATTGCTGGGTAAGAACTATGTAGGTAAAGCCGGTGACAATAAATACAAAAGCTACTTCAAGTCCCAAAAAAATGGTAACAAAAAAGACAAGCAGAGAAATCACCACTGCCATGTCTTACCCCCACCCCCCTTATTAGAATTGGTATAAGCAGGCTAGCCAACTACAATAACCACGCTCCCCTTCACGGCAGGCAGATAGGCAGGGAAGCGACCGTGGTTTTCGTAGACAGCGCGGCAAAACTCCTTGACCCGGCGAATTTTTCCGGAAGAAGGGTATGGAATTTCCGCCATTACTTTCTCCGGGTGCTTGTAAGGCAAAACCGGAAGGTTTTTGCGCGTGCCCCATTTGGCTTCCAGGAATGCTTCTATAGCCTCATCCATGGATGGATAATAGGGGACGGTATAAAGATGAATAAGGCAGCCGGGCGTCAGGTAATCCAGCACCATTTCCTGGAGGGGATTTCCCTCGGCCAACTGCAGGCCCATCCACTCTAATCCAAGCCTCTGTACCGTTTTGGCCACGTTGACCATCATAAACCCCTGCTCCACTACCAGCAGGCTTAAAACCCTCTGCTCCAATTCATAAAGAGAAAAATTAAAGGAGTCTTCCTCCAGTTGTGGGGTAAGTAAAGGCAACTCTTCAACGCCTCTGGCCGTGGTATCTACCAGTCGAAAGGGATAGCCTCTAGCAGCATAGATAAAGAGCAGGTTAAGATACTCTATTGTAATGTTGGTAAACGGTATGAGAAAAAGTCTTTCACAGGAGAACAGTTCCCTTTCTTCCGGTTCGCCTACGAGATTAGCAACCAGCTCCCTGGTCGCTGTGGGACCCGGATGGTAAAAAGGCCCCTTTTCCGGCTCGCCCTGGGGGGTGAGAGAAGGTAAACGTCCCTGCAACACAAACCAGGACCGCTCTCCCTGAACCACCAGGAGATCCGTGCTCACGCCGCCACAGGAGGAAGGCCAGGTCCGGCCTTCCCACTGAATCATCCAGGTAAGCCCTTCCCGCGGCGGCAGATCTCCCAACGCCCGGCCGCTGAGACCGGTTGCCGCCCACACCAAAGATCTTACTTCATCTTTCTGCAACCGGCGCCCTCGAAGAACACCCACTCCTGAACCCCACCACCGCATTACGACAGATGACCGGCCGGCCACCGGAGGCATGGTTACCCACCCACACTTCTCTTTCGCCCTTTAGGTCTAGGAACAATTAAGGGGGGAGCGGGTTGTTTTTCCTGGGGTTCCGGTCTCCTGTGCAGGATTACATTGCAGCGGTTGCAGGGGAGTTTGTCAAACACTTCGCGGATAAGGTCCTCATCAATACCCAGTAGTTCTGCAATATCTTCTACACCGAAGTTGTAACGGCACTTCAACCATTTCACGGCCAGCTTCAGGTCCTGATACTGAGTCGGTGAAAGGGGTTCCTCCAGGTTAATATACCCGTCCTTGGCAGTCCGTTTGTTTACAAACATTTCCCGGTCTACACACACAGGAAAACTACCCCCTCTTCTTCCTCCTCCCCACTTCCCAGGCTTACACATACTCACCACCATAAAAATCTAGTAATCCTTGAAAGGGTTCTCCAGTTCCGGATGCCAAAGGGTGAAATGCTGGCGATGGAGATCGGTATAACTGCCCGGAGGGTAATATTTATCGTAAAACTCCAGCTCCAGGTGATGGGCCTGGGCCGTCAGCCTCGAGTACATGGGATCCACAAAAGCAGGAAAACGGCCGTAAGTCTCGTAAATGTAGTTGCATACCGATTTAACCACTTCCACCCGTTCGGGCGTCACTTTTTTCATTTCTCCCCTCACATCATCGGGCGCCAGATAACACATAGCCGCCCCGGCACGCTGGTTTTTGTGCTCGAGAAAAGCATCCACCGCTTCATCCATACTTTTGTAATAGGGGGGACAGTAGGCCTGGTAAAGACCGTCAATTCCTACCGGAATGGATTGGGGAGGATCAGTCAGGCCTTTTTTAGGTGTAATAAAACGAAAGCCCAGCCCCTTGTATGGAGGCACCCCACCCAGGAGGAAGCGGGCTACAAACCCGGTAAAGGTCCAGCCCCCCAGTCCCATGGCCTGCAGGGCTAGATTTATATTCTGGCACATAAAGGCCTGCTCCACTACCAGCATGGTCAATACGCGCATTTCTAATTCAAACAGGGAAAGAACCAGGTCCCGGCGGACCAGCCCTTTCTTCAAGGCTTCTTCCATTCCGGCCGGCCGCCCCCCGTGGAGTTCATCCACGATTAAGAATCCGTACCGGCTGCTGGTAAAGAGAAACAACAGGTTAATATATTCGATGGTCACACTGGTTACCGGAATAAATAAGGTGGTACCGGGTTTATTGGTATTCCAGGCATTAAAGTCAAAGAGTCCCGGCATGCCTTTGGGCAGATCCGCCCTGCCG
Protein-coding sequences here:
- a CDS encoding thiolase family protein, with the translated sequence MDMDRDFLKKRRACLVGIGETEQGKVPGKSSLQFHSEAAKLAIEDAGIRKEDINGVITAFSFVDQTFMHCTTFAEYFGIAPQFYYTSMAIGGSTAAWMLAQAAMAIHAGLADVILCVRGDNTLTGLTSEGMIALIKEMSHIELEYPYGLLTPGGYALFAQRHMHEFGTKSEQLAAIAVAMRKHAALMPNAFKKEPITIEDVLNSPMIASPLHLLDCCLVTDGGGAFIVASEEKARNMKHKPVYIKGVAQESTHQYISQAPNLRELLMTYRKAADKAFAMAGIQRKDIDVAMIYDCFTITVLMSLEGLGFCEIGEGGSFVEGGRIELGGELPVNTHGGLLSQAHLGGMFHVNEAVRQLRGEAGPRQVPGASHAVVTGNGGLFSSQSIVILGNEP
- a CDS encoding TRAP transporter large permease, whose amino-acid sequence is MAVVISLLVFFVTIFLGLEVAFVFIVTGFTYIVLTQQWKMLFTITQIFNTSLSTWEMMAIPLFILTGELMARCGLVEELFALTNRVIGRWRGGVAYATQVATYLLSGIAGSSNAEAAAVSRVLYPLLRQEGFSPGTASAIIAAASVKGAIVPPSMLYIMYGAITNTSIEKLFLGGYTVGLLVMLGHITVVFLKVRSDPNIGRISPGGGWTGLLRSFIRALPVLLIPLLILGGLLSGWFTATETGAAAAFLSLVSGLFIYRRMYWRDLLDAFLVAARNTGAVMIIIAASSIVGYFLTYENIPQIIGNFLQEYIKNPLVFLLCINVLLLVMGFFLEPIPLILMMMPVLAPLALMYGLDPVHFGLVVCLNSLLGLLTPMVGGVLFVVSTITRVRFEWLGREIVPFLLVSWVVLFIISILPPSFVLWPLKLVQY